DNA from Solanum stenotomum isolate F172 chromosome 3, ASM1918654v1, whole genome shotgun sequence:
atgcttagagtcttccgctgagttaagtaagtcaggccaagggttctcttagggccatcaatggttctcgagtgccagtcccgccaggatgtaggctcggggcgtgacacatttattctctctttaatttctcCTTCTAGTTTCTTCCATTCCTTAACAGCTAGCTACATAGTTGATTGATTTCAACTCCTTGTAATGAAGAGCGCCAACACCATGATGACAAAAAAGGCCTCTAAGCTGTCAACatttgcaacaacaacaactctTACGGATAATGTCCATAGTATATGTGAAATAATAAGGTTTAATCTCAAAATTCCTTTTCCCGTGCCAAGACAAATTGCATTGTATTGACGCTAATCTCCTCAAGCATTGTGCTACTTGTTTTATACCTAGCAGAAAGTATCTACACATTAAAACTAGGAAAAACTACAGAATATGACAAACATCAATATACATTAAAGATAAATAGctacagtttttttttaatgttatatggatataattacataataaatagcaaagttaattatatataaataaataggaaattattaaatattaaataggaaagttattattacacacaaaattaattatgctAGGCACGTTTTATGTGATTGGTTCTCATATTTACCCTCATTAAtactttctctttcatcaatatctctttatcacaaatttttttatatttcccCCACAAATTCCTTCCAATTTAAGATTCTTTTACATAACTCTAGGAtcattttttgtgatttgaattcaTCATCTTCTCCGGTGACCTCTCATTTCTCCGATGGTTGTTTAGAgcttttgtcttttttattttattttgtctttgcTATCTTGTTATGtttggtttttcttttttttttacttgggCTGAAACCAAGTTTGTATCATTTGTATCATTTCCTTTTGTTTAATAAAATGGACCATTGGTTCTGTCTTTGAGGAAAAGAAATATCTTCTAACAgaattttttcctcatttttatgaaaattatatttgtatacatttatatttttatctacTTTTATAAGGTTTCAATTGAAGAATTATTTGTTTCTCCATTATAATGGCTATAGTTATAATAAGAGATAGAAGAAGAACATGAGCAAAAAGAGATTGAGGTTTGTTTGATTGTCAAGtttgtatatagtagaatacttatatacatagaCATTTGTATtgtaataataacataaattaaaatggtgATTCCCCATGTTTACCCTCATTAATACTTTCCCTTTCATCAATCTTCCTATATCACAAAATTTCTGTATTTTTCTCCCAAATTTCTTCCAATTTAAGATCTTTTTGATGATTCTAGGAgcaatttttgtaatttgaattcATTAGATATCGCTTAATTGATTTTCTCCTCGTTTTTATGAAGATCAtatttgtatacatatatattgcatctatttttataGGCTTTCGATTGAAGAATTATTTGTTTCTACATTACAATGGCtatagttattaaaaaaaaagtagtacaaGAAGAACACGAGCAAAAAGAGATTGAGGTTTGTGTGATTGTCAATAttgtatatagtagaatagttatatacatagatacttGTATTCTAATATTAACATAAGTTGAAATGGTGATTTGTGAATACAAGTATATTTGGATACATAAGTAATCTATCGAATTTGAAAGGTTAATTAGGCAATACAAGTATAATTGGATAcattaatacaattttttttataaacaaatacatGAGTCAATACCAAGCCTCAAGTATTATAAGAAAAACTTGACCAAAAAGAGATTGACGTTTGTtggtttttttcatttttttatacaGCATACTTGCACACTTTTGCTacctacacattctattatttttcattttttttttgtttatgtattgtCAAATATATCCATCTTTTGTTTAGCAACAATGTATTCATATGTATACTATAttggtgtattcattttttgtttaacaacaatgcattcatttttcaaattattgtgTTCATATGCTAAATTGTTATACTTTATCttgtttaatatattaatacatTAATTTTTTGCAAATACTTGTATCcttgatatattaatactttaaattttataaataaagatactaatttgaatttgtacaaTTAATACAGTTTCCTTATTTAGTTCATTGTAATTAAAACTGTATTAgtgtataaatagaaaaatagaaaaataaaaaacatatacaataatatagctagaaaaaaagttaaattgtagtcattttttataaataccATACTTATAGCTATTATACTTTAATAACCCtataaatatagtcatttttgtaagttgctctTAAAACTATCTGTCATATTGTTGTCTATAGTATCACATTTATTATGTTCTTGAATATATTTCTGGCACCATGTATCCAATAAGTTCTACAATAGAAAACCATCCAAACAATCCCTTCctaattttttcatttcctcTATATTGTCCTTCAACTCAATTGGAAATGCGGATTTAGCAATCCTccaataattttttctattttatattcCTTTACAATTTTACACCGATTTACAAGAACATGTCTTGCACATTTTTCATGTCCATTTGAATTTCATATGTTCTAAAATCAAGTTTAAATAATCGagttataaatttaatattttatatataatagtaaaaaaatactattaaaataaaatttgaactaaaattatttcacgatttttttgtttgtatattagCTTCTATCTCCACTACATACTTGAAATTATGACAAAAATATGATTGCAGAAGGTTCCTTTTCCTTATCAAGGTATGATTTTGGATAAAAACGCTTTTCAAATGTTTAAGATATACATTAATGAGAATCACTCAAAGAGTGAGGGGTCACTTTTGGtgagaaataaaagaaatgaataGAAACGTGAAACCAATGTTGTTTATCTcaagtaggggtgtgcaaaaaccgaaccgaTCGATAAATCGAATTGAgaaaagtgttattggtttattgttattgggttattgggttaacggtttcttaatggttttataaagaaaaaaattattgggttatcggttcggtattgattttcaatattgggttattgggtaaaccgtTAACCCATTAAGAGTTAAGACtatagtaatttactacttttacatatacatacatattagtaaatattaatctcaatatcttaATAGTTATGTCTTTGTCATTTAGCCATCAATTCATACTTCGTTGTGACTTTGAATTCACAACTTTACATTATACAAATCGTCAAAACCTAAAGTAAGAACCATATTCCTCTTGATTTCTCTTTGTCTTACAcatgtatagttcttttcatgtttgttagtattatttctattttatgagcttTTGTAAAGTTACATAATTTATTAGAGAAaccatatatttgttttataagcattttcttattggttaaaccaaaaaccgaaccgttaaggaTCAAAAccgataaaaaattatcttactGGTTCGTTATTGGTTTAGCGTATTTAAAAACCGAAAATCGATAAACCAaaccgataatacataaaaccgaaccaaaccgaccGATGCACACTCCTAATCTCAAGTTTGGTTTAGGGACTTAAATCTCATATTTTGTTTAATTGAAGGTTAATATTTTGCCTTCATTAAtatgagaaacaaaattaaaaataagtcaataataagaggaaaaaaattatattttttcataattgtttGTCACTcttcaaatatgatttatatctAGATATAATGTCTAGTGAATAGTGCTAAAATTCAATAGAAGTACTTTATCTCCGTGTTTTAATTTTTACTGTTGGCGAATCTtacaaaacatttttaaaaagagtaTCGAAATCTAACTGAATTGTACCGATATAATTGAAATGATTTTGAAAAGTCTAATTTTAGTTATAATTGTAAGAGATTCAAGCCAAAAGTCCAATATGAGAACTCATCAAGTCATCCTATCACTTTCTAACTTTTGCTAGTAACTCTTacataactttttaaaaaataaatcaaaacgaacTGTACCAATATGATTAAAATAGTTTTAGAAAAGTGATCTAATTTTAGTTATAGCTAAATTGTAtcgatataaaaaaaaacctataAGATTGGAATGAATTTGAAAGTCTAATTGtatacaaactaaaataatCGAGAAATTGatattgatacaaattttataaaataatcgATCCAACCGAACCATTACGCCCCTAATTAAAAGGTGATGGTACAAATCAATGAACAATCTGACATTTCTTATGGTTTGAGTTGGGACTGTGGAGGAACACTAATTTTTTGACAACCTCAAGATCGAGCCTTCAACGGGAGCGTTGCTTTGTTAAGCCAACCCCTAATTAAAAGATTATGGTCCAAACCAATGAATAACCTGACATCTCTAGTGGTTTGACTTGAAATTGTGCGGAAACACTGGTTTTTGACAACCTCAAACTTGGGCCATCAGCGGGAATGCAGCTCTATTAAGCTAGTCCTTAATTAAAAGATGATGGGTCCAATTCAATGAATAACCTGACATCTCTAGTGGTTTGACTTAAAACTTTGCCCAAACTCAGGCCATTGGTGAGACCGCTGCTCTGTTAAGCCAGcctaataaaattactttattttactCTCACCGTAAACATGATGCACTTATTATGAACTCACTATTTGTGTCGAGGGCTGAAGATTTGAACGTCCCGATCATCTTAATGCTCCCACTTGGGTTACAAGCTCACATTACTAAGCTCAGCAATATGTGTTGTCTTGTTGAGTACTTATAAAAAGAAACTTTTGGTCAGTTGTCACCGATGTGGGATGTGACTTGATTATTGCTTAATTAAATCTTGTATGGTAATTAAGGATGTGTTCGGCatagaggttttttttttagtttttccatGTTCGATTGATcacatattttagaaaatacttCCGTAGAAAAACAAGttcattaaaaatatgaaaaataattttcctaATGAAAGTATGGAAAAACAAATTCCACAAATGACATTTCACATTGATTGCTCACCATCCAAACACACTTCATCTTCATCCTTGCCCCAATAACCCCATCCCTACAACCCCAATGTATAGTGAGTCTCACTAAAGTCTAGCGTGAGTACTCATCTTATCATGTTCTAACTTCTACTGGCGATGACTCTTACAtaacattttctaaaaaatatgaaaacccAATCAAATTGTATAGTGCAAGGTCTAATATTGGTTATAATTTCTAGTGAATCGCGCTAAAATGCAGTACAAGTACTCATCTTATTACATTTTAACTTTTACTAGTGATGAATCGTACATAACAGTATAAAAAAGAGTATCAGAAGCTAATTGAACTGTACCTATATGATTGGATTGATATTGAAACCCCCCACATAGCTCTATTCCCACCACCCCCATTATTTAGAGACTCTCGCCAAAATTTCAATATGAGTACTTATCTGTTATGTTCTAACTTCTGCTAGTGACAAGTTTTAcataacattttaaaaagttaatgataattaattaaattgtatcGATATAATTGGAAAGTGTAATTTTAGTTATAATTAATGTCTAGTGAGCTGCTAAAATTCAATACAAACATTCATCTGGTCATGTTCTAGTTTCTACTAGTCACGTATCTTACACAACATATTAATTAAtagagtttattttttttaaaaataacaaacttataatttacaaagttttaataatttatcactTACATAGCTAACTtactttgaattttaaaatttgaaagtcTAACAATCTAACTTTACAAGGAATTGAATTTAACAAACTTACAATTTCCAAcactttcaaaaaattatttcttactgAGCTAACTTACTTTGAAATTTATAAAGTCTAACAATCtaacatttaaaaagaattaaattttaaaaataaaaatatgtaatgaaaaatcacaacttagatatttcataatattttttttaaaaaaattatcgtgCCGTGATCTATTCCATCCCGTAAAATAGGTAGATCGGGACGGAACTATCGATTTTGACCCATCTGTCCTGGTCCAGGATAGGCCCATTCCCAGCTCAATCCCTACCAATGTTGTTCTGGACCTGCCCCATTCGCCCCTATCCCTTTATGATATTATACTGAGTAGTAAATAATGGGAAAAATTACTTGGATGAGtgccttttaataaataattacgagttttagcgatactttttatttattactatttatagCAATACTATGTTAAATCTGCAATgtatattaaaagtgaattaagtatgcaatatatatgtattataattgttttaaaaaatatattatgcttgtttggtaagaagttaacacattgtattataaatgtattaaaatgtgtgataaatgtattatccatcaataaaacttgtattttatgtgaataataaattgttctttgcaatatgaattaaaagtgtattataaatgtattaaaagtgatcaagtgaaaaaaaaaatgttattgctataaatggtaaatattttttatttatagtatatttatgtaagtttctcTAGATAATGTTGTTGtatatttctatttctttccttttcaaatataaCACATAATTTAAAGTGTAAATGTTGCATTATTAGGTATGCCAAAATGGCCTAAATACAGGTGACCGCATAGAAGTGATCTTGAATGGGGAatacaataattttataaacGATACAACGACCTTACCtcgttattttattttgataattacGGTATTAAGGTTCAATACATCCAAACTTCAACTAATTTTATGAAGTATGTGTCGCCTCCCATTAACAATAGATATCAAACAACTCTGTATCCCCAAGGCTTGAACATAAGATGATTTTTCTCATAAGTTCTAGTCTTAGAAGACAAAATTATAGATATTTAAATCCGAAACTTCATGGCACTCACCTACTTCATTAACACGCCCTTAGGTGCTAAATTCTACATCATTATTATGCTGCTACTCTTCGGGGTAGTTTGGTGCGCACAATGAAGTGGACTATTCCAAGATTAAGCTtggaataaaatttattatgcaTTTAGTTGAAGGTATAAATTAACATCAACCAAACACAAGCATAAATTTAATCCAAGCATAATCATGAAATAACTCGAGCTTAGTCAAAGGATTACAATCCCAAGAATATAATCACAGAATAACGACCCCTTTAGGTTTAAAAGTAGTACTTCACTGCCATGCACATAAAGTGAAGAGCATTAAACCATAATTTTCAGCAATCCAAATTACAGAGCAGCCAGACCAGTTGGATATTGGCTTTCATGTTACCACTATGAGCTTGAGAAACAAGTCATTCATTCGAATATCTAAATAAAAGTATCTATGCTTAACACTTGGTAAAAATAGGAGCAAATACTATCCAGAAAACTATCTTCCATTGAGTAGCATGattaaatcaaacaaaattggaTTTAGCAAACAATTCATGACACAAGAAAACTACATATTGCGATCAGCCAAAGCTACTCCAGCTCAAGTCTCTCACCCTATGCCACAAGTGTGCTGGCAGTGGTAGATTCGCTGCACATAAGAGGAAGTAAAAATAATCAGCAACCTTCAGTTATATAAGAATTGCTGCAAATGAATAAGATGGCATACACCTTGCTTTTTAAACCAGgaaagtagtaaaaacaacggaaaaagaaaaggaaattacAGCACATGTTGGTTTTAGAACCATGTAACTTGTAAGATTGTTTTAAACCAAGAACAATGCTCAAAACTCAAATGGATAATAATGGGCCATCCTTCTTTCTCCATTAAATATCAGGTTTTAGTTTGGGGCAAGGTTCAAACCCATAACATGCGCCTAATCCACACATAAACATGCTAAACTCTTACCAGTAGACCAAAGACCCAGGAACCGAACCACATAAGAAAATCACCAAAAACATTTAGAAAAGCAAACAAAGAACAGATTGAAGAATCAATGTCAACGGATTATATGCTGTGCGTCCCAGTACATAAGTATTCCACTATGAGCAAACCAGAGTACTATGGTAAGAAGTAAAACTTTGCTGTATTTAAAGAAAAACTATACCCAAACCTGGAAACAAACAACTTCTTCACCATTCAGAACTTTCCTTAAATAGTTTAGTAGTTTTCTTGGTGCATTTTCCAATAATATGCACCAAACACAATTTAGACATAAAATGATACCAAAGTTAAACTAGAAAAGAGAAACAAGGTGTCAAGGAACGGTGGGTTTGATTACAACTTTAAAGATCGCTATACACAAACCAGGAAATTTCATTTACAATGGAGCATATATCAAGAAGAGGGAAgcaaacaacaataacaagttGACAACCATGTCTCGATCCCAAGCTAGTTGGAGGTTAGCACATGAATCCTCACAATTCATTTTGCTCAATTAAGACGGACATCACAATCAAAAACAGTATAAACCTATCACAGCCAATAATCCTAAATATTAGAAAGATTTCAGCCAACTTTTTAAATTGTAAGGAAATAAATCTTATGCCTAGCTCAATTACAAAAGCAAACTCATGATGCGGGGAGACACCGCAACAACCCATTCTTTAGCGTACACATAGACCATGGAGGCTAAGCATTGGGCAAATAAAGAAGAGGGGTGGGGGAGGGAAGAAGGTTAGGCTTAACGCTTCCCCAAAAGCTAACTCACGAGGTGATTAACTAATGACCACATGAGCAGGCAACAACTCATTCTCTGAACAAGTGTGGCTCACTTTAACATTAACAAACTACTAATTGCTGCCCATCTTTTGGGATCATCAGTTCACTTAAATCAAATAAGAAAACCTATGTTTAACAAAGTGAAACCAAACCACTCCGGCAATCTTAACGGAATCAACAATGCATACTATTTGCAGTGCACTAAATGCAACACAATACCACACTAAGTTATTCAAAGTAAtgcaaaaaattataaacaagATAGAGTAGCAAGTAAGCTTACTATTTCCAGACAGGTGGGagcttttttgttttcttgtaaTAGCGAGCAAGGCGATGGATCCTGCTCTCCACCAAAATCAAACGGAACTTGGAATCCTTATCCTTCCTGTTCCTCTCCAAATGCTTCCTGATGGCAACAGCCTTCTTAATCAGGTGGTACAAATCCTCTGGAATCTCAGGTGCAAGCCCTATCAATTAACCCACAAATTACTCATACATCTCAAaccaaattcattcaaatactCATAAACCAAACCACATTCACATAAACAATGATAAAAACGTACCGTGTGCCTTGAGGATACGCAAGATCTTGCTACCAGTAACACTCTTTACTTGTGCAATTCCATGAGAGTCACGAAGAATCACACCAATCTGTGAAGGGGTCAATCCTTTCTTAGCGAACTTGCAAATGTTGTCCTCAACCTGAAATCAGAAAATCAAGcaaaacttaattaaaatttctaaaaacaTCTATATAGTAGTAGATAATAAAGGTGGGATGATTTACATCTGGAGCGGAGATCTTGAGCCAACTAGGAGGAGTTCTCTTGTAAGGGAGAGCAGAAGCTGAAATACCCTTACTGAAACCACAAAAAACAGGGGAAACAGAAAATGTCAAATTGATGCtcagaaaaatgaaaaaaaaaaaatggagactCGAAAGAGAGAATAACGAACCCACGACTGTGCATGCGACCCATGATGGCGGAGTTAGGGTTGGCGACTGGTGGTCTGCAATGGAGGCTTACCTTGGGTTGTGCGGAAGGATTTTTCTGAACGCTGCTTCTCTTCTTTAATCTATGGCGTTTTACTAGGGTTTAGTATTACTACTTTGGGCCTTCAGAAGCCCAGTTTTCTGGGTTTACTGGGCTGGGGTTAACATAGTTTCCTATAGAAGGTGGGCCTATCTTCAGCCCATGTCGTGTAAATCTGTAAATCTTTTTGATCTTTTATGTAGTAGGCATTCATTCACACATAAGATTCAGGATCtcaattttatgtttgaatttgaaattagaggtttatttcaacttcaatttcagctatcaaattcttcaaaaagtaggattttaaattaaaaaatatttttttaatataaaatttgattcaTAAGTGTATATTGTTTATATAAagattcattattttaaattttgtaaaaagaaCTCATGCTCATGCTCAACGTGAAATATattgtattaaaaattaattagttatctAGTGgatctttataaaaaaaaaatgtatatttgaaagtttataatataatataaattaccACATTGTTGTACATTCTAACTAAAATTACGATAGTGTGTCGAGGCCACATTGTCATACCGTATACCCAAATCACTGGTATCGTTTGACTAACAACACTTAAAACTATTTGTTGTTGAATTATACACCTAAGTAATTCAATATTCAAATTGGGAAGATTTGTGTTACATCAAAGGTCAAAATCATTGTTGATAGGTTCTACGCTGGATCGCCTTAATCTCTAGGCCACTAAAATCATCGTTTTCGCTCCATATTTTTTTGGGcgtcatttttaaaaaaaaaaatcttataaatgttatttttttaaagaaaattatatgtattatgaGTGTTATGATTTCTAATAAGGAAATTGCATATGAAATGAATATAGAACTTGAATTTCGTAAaaaacaatttgatgaaaatcaCACAAACACAGATTTGTTTATTTTCCAAATGCACATATTGCTTATTGAATAATGTTAACCGCTCCTCTAATTGTTCCCTAAGCCGAAAGAagtttttcaaaactaaaatcgactaaatcttatttaagatcaacaatgtcttAATAGAGATTGAATAGATTagctatattatcaattgaaaaagaattattaaaacaaatcaattataaaaCAGTAACTAATGATTTCACATCTAAAAAAGCtagattaatatattttaaataaaaatatatgataaaaaatataaaatattagggTTCCTTCCTTAAGTTTCGCTTTAGGCCTCCAATCTTATTGAATCGGCCTTGATTCTTCGCTTTGGATAAAGCGTTCAACTGTTGGATATATGTCAAGCATTGTTTATGTTGATGGGGTTGCTAAAAATCtcataat
Protein-coding regions in this window:
- the LOC125860295 gene encoding 40S ribosomal protein S13; its protein translation is MGRMHSRGKGISASALPYKRTPPSWLKISAPDVEDNICKFAKKGLTPSQIGVILRDSHGIAQVKSVTGSKILRILKAHGLAPEIPEDLYHLIKKAVAIRKHLERNRKDKDSKFRLILVESRIHRLARYYKKTKKLPPVWKYESTTASTLVA